A window of the Cicer arietinum cultivar CDC Frontier isolate Library 1 chromosome 6, Cicar.CDCFrontier_v2.0, whole genome shotgun sequence genome harbors these coding sequences:
- the LOC101500774 gene encoding putative E3 ubiquitin-protein ligase XBAT31 isoform X2 → MGTFKLLLLFYRHTLLFCIALLFMTIIPLFILLLPMVLSRLLDRSANPDVLNRQKQTPLMLAAMHGKIDCVEKLLEAGANVLMFDVCHGRTCLHYAAYYGHSSCLKAILSAAQSSPVAASWGFARYVNIRDGRGATPLHLAARQKRSDCVHTLLCSGALVCASTSRYGCPGSTPLHLAAKGGSLDCIRELLAWGADRLQRDASGRIPYVVALKHRHGACAALLNLASAQPLVWPSSLKIISDLNPEAKALLEQALMDANKEREKNILKGSSYSLPSPSHSDGMDDNISEVSETELCCICFEQVCTIEVQDCGHQMCAQCTLTLCCHNKPNTSTSHPTPPVCPFCRSTIARLVVIKIETHEDIDQDSANTSCFKPSKSRKFRNLNEGSSSSFKGLSNVNSFGKMSGLSSGMIASENEWIDDKPQ, encoded by the exons ATGGGGACCTTCAAACTGTTGCTACTCTTTTACAGACACACCCTTCTCTTTTGCATCGCACTACTGTTTATGACCATCATTCCCCTCTTCATATTGCTGCTGCCAATG GTTTTATCTAGGCTTTTGGATAGATCTGCAAATCCTGATGTGTTGAATCGCCAAAAGCAG ACCCCACTTATGTTGGCAGCAATGCATGGAAAGATTGATTGTGTGGAAAAGCTTCTTGAAGCTGGTGCTAAT GTTTTAATGTTTGATGTGTGTCATGGAAGAACTTGCTTGCACTATGCTGCTTACTATGGTCATTCTTCTTGCCTAAAGGCAATACTTTCTGCTGCTCAATCTAGTCCTGTGGCTGCTTCTTG GGGTTTTGCACGGTATGTGAATATTCGAGATGGTAGAGGTGCTACACCATTGCATTTGGCAGCTCGTCAAAAGCGGTCTGATTGTGTGCACACTCTGTTGTGTAGTGGAGCTCTTGTTTGTGCTTCTACTAGTAGATATGG ATGTCCTGGGAGCACTCCTCTTCATTTAGCAGCCAAAGGAGGATCTCTGGATTGCATCCGCGAACTATTGGCATGGGGCGCAGATCGTCTTCAACGTGATGCATCTGG GCGGATACCGTATGTGGTTGCTCTGAAGCACAGACACGGAGCATGTGCAGCATTGCTAAATCTTGCATCGGCGCAGCCTCTTGTCTGGCCATCATCATTGAAGATAATCAGCGATCTTAATCCAGAGGCTAAAGCTTTATTAGAGCAGGCGTTGATGGACGCGAACAAGGAAAgggagaaaaatatattgaaaggCAGTTCTTACTCTCTTCCATCTCCATCGCACTCTGATGGGATGGATGACAATATTTCTGAG GTCAGCGAGACAGAACTATGCTGCATCTGCTTTGAGCAGGTATGTACAATTGAAGTCCAGGACTGTGGCCATCAAATGTGTGCACAATGCACACTAACACTCTGTTGCCACAACAAACCCAACACTTCTACTTCTCATCCTACCCCACCGGTTTGTCCATTCTGTCGAAGCACCATAGCTAGACTCGTGGTTATCAAGATCGAAACTCACGAAGACATTGACCAAGACAGCGCTAATACCAGTTGTTTCAAGCCAAGCAAGTCAAGGAAATTTCGGAACTTGAACGAGGGAAGCAGCAGCAGTTTCAAGGGATTATCCAATGTAAATTCGTTCGGAAAAATGAGCGGTCTTAGTTCTGGTATGATCGCAAGTGAAAACGAATGGATTGATGATAAGCCACAATGA
- the LOC101500774 gene encoding putative E3 ubiquitin-protein ligase XBAT31 isoform X1 — MGQGLSCRGSNEHGLFRAVQHGDLQTVATLLQTHPSLLHRTTVYDHHSPLHIAAANGQIQVLSRLLDRSANPDVLNRQKQTPLMLAAMHGKIDCVEKLLEAGANVLMFDVCHGRTCLHYAAYYGHSSCLKAILSAAQSSPVAASWGFARYVNIRDGRGATPLHLAARQKRSDCVHTLLCSGALVCASTSRYGCPGSTPLHLAAKGGSLDCIRELLAWGADRLQRDASGRIPYVVALKHRHGACAALLNLASAQPLVWPSSLKIISDLNPEAKALLEQALMDANKEREKNILKGSSYSLPSPSHSDGMDDNISEVSETELCCICFEQVCTIEVQDCGHQMCAQCTLTLCCHNKPNTSTSHPTPPVCPFCRSTIARLVVIKIETHEDIDQDSANTSCFKPSKSRKFRNLNEGSSSSFKGLSNVNSFGKMSGLSSGMIASENEWIDDKPQ; from the exons ATGGGTCAGGGGTTGAGTTGCAGAGGTAGTAATGAACATGGACTCTTTCGTGCTGTTCAACATGGGGACCTTCAAACTGTTGCTACTCTTTTACAGACACACCCTTCTCTTTTGCATCGCACTACTGTTTATGACCATCATTCCCCTCTTCATATTGCTGCTGCCAATGGTCAGATCCAG GTTTTATCTAGGCTTTTGGATAGATCTGCAAATCCTGATGTGTTGAATCGCCAAAAGCAG ACCCCACTTATGTTGGCAGCAATGCATGGAAAGATTGATTGTGTGGAAAAGCTTCTTGAAGCTGGTGCTAAT GTTTTAATGTTTGATGTGTGTCATGGAAGAACTTGCTTGCACTATGCTGCTTACTATGGTCATTCTTCTTGCCTAAAGGCAATACTTTCTGCTGCTCAATCTAGTCCTGTGGCTGCTTCTTG GGGTTTTGCACGGTATGTGAATATTCGAGATGGTAGAGGTGCTACACCATTGCATTTGGCAGCTCGTCAAAAGCGGTCTGATTGTGTGCACACTCTGTTGTGTAGTGGAGCTCTTGTTTGTGCTTCTACTAGTAGATATGG ATGTCCTGGGAGCACTCCTCTTCATTTAGCAGCCAAAGGAGGATCTCTGGATTGCATCCGCGAACTATTGGCATGGGGCGCAGATCGTCTTCAACGTGATGCATCTGG GCGGATACCGTATGTGGTTGCTCTGAAGCACAGACACGGAGCATGTGCAGCATTGCTAAATCTTGCATCGGCGCAGCCTCTTGTCTGGCCATCATCATTGAAGATAATCAGCGATCTTAATCCAGAGGCTAAAGCTTTATTAGAGCAGGCGTTGATGGACGCGAACAAGGAAAgggagaaaaatatattgaaaggCAGTTCTTACTCTCTTCCATCTCCATCGCACTCTGATGGGATGGATGACAATATTTCTGAG GTCAGCGAGACAGAACTATGCTGCATCTGCTTTGAGCAGGTATGTACAATTGAAGTCCAGGACTGTGGCCATCAAATGTGTGCACAATGCACACTAACACTCTGTTGCCACAACAAACCCAACACTTCTACTTCTCATCCTACCCCACCGGTTTGTCCATTCTGTCGAAGCACCATAGCTAGACTCGTGGTTATCAAGATCGAAACTCACGAAGACATTGACCAAGACAGCGCTAATACCAGTTGTTTCAAGCCAAGCAAGTCAAGGAAATTTCGGAACTTGAACGAGGGAAGCAGCAGCAGTTTCAAGGGATTATCCAATGTAAATTCGTTCGGAAAAATGAGCGGTCTTAGTTCTGGTATGATCGCAAGTGAAAACGAATGGATTGATGATAAGCCACAATGA